The DNA sequence AGTTGATAAATGGATAAACAGTTAGCCATTTAGTAGCAAATGGGAATAGAAATTCTGCGTTTCCTTTCAGAAAGGGTACTAACATGGCTTGCACACCAGGCTGTATAAAAAAGGCTCTTCGCTTGTATTCTCTTCGTATCCAACCTGATAGCATTAAACCTGCTAAAAATCTACGCCCTTCACCAGGAATAATCCCTTTATCTCGTTCTAAAAATAGAATATCGGCTACAGGTCCAAATAAGAGTGCATTTTCGTTAGGTCTATTGAACTTTTCTTTACGTATTTTGAACAAAAGACCTATTTCAGCATAATGAAAACGTATATCGCCGTTAATTTTGATGTTCGTATCCTTAAACTCTGCGGTAAAGCGTGAGAAGCCCCTGTATCCTACAAATGCATGAAAGCCATACTTTTTGCCACAAAAATATCGGGAACAAAATACATTAGCTTGCATACCTACATGCCCGTCAACTTTTTTTAATCCCAATTGCAAAGGATAGTTATATCCAGGTCCTGCGGCAATACCTATTTCCGTAATTGCATACTGCGCTCGGAGTACCTGCCATAAACCTAAAAAAATGAATATCAAGACAAGCGTTTTACCCATAAGCTTAAACAAAAATACAAGTTTTTTGTTTGTTGTAAATGGGCTTGTATTTTTGCTGATTATGAACTATGACATTGTGATAGTAGGAGGAGGAATTGTAGGTTTAGCCACTGCGTATTTCTTAAGACAAAAACTTTCGGATAGATATACCATTGCCGTATTAGAGAAAGAAAAAGAGTTAGGTTTTCACCAAACAGGGCATAATTCAGGAGTAATTCATTCAGGGATTTACTACAAGCCTGGTTCATACAGAGCAAAACTTTGCGTACAGGGGCGTAGAGCATTAGTTAAATTTGCCAAAGAACATCATATTCCTCATGAGGTATGTGGTAAAATAATTGTTGCCAAAGATGAAACCGAAGTTCCGTATTTGGAAACCATTTATCAAAGAGGAATAGAAAACCAAATTGAAGGTGTGAGTTTAATAAGCAGTGAGCAAATTAAAGAATTTGAACCTTATTGTGTAGGCGTTAAAGCTATTCATGTATCTTGCACGGGAATTATTGACTATAAAGTTGTAGCTCATAAATACGCAGAAATTTTTGTATCCAAAGGAGGAATAATTTTGACTAATCAAGAGGTAAAAGGATTTGAAAGGAAGGCAGAAAATACTTTAATCTTTGCAGAAAATAATACGTATGCCGCCAAGTACGTTATAGCCTGTGGTGGATTGCAAAGTGATAGGTTAGCACTGTTGTACGGCTTGAAGCCTCTTACTCGGATTGTAGGTTTTAGAGGTGAGTATTATGAACTGCTGAACAAGGAGAAAGTAAAAAATTTAATTTATCCTGTACCTAATCCTAAATTTCCTTGGTTGGGTGTACATTTTACGCGTATGATAAACGGCGAAGTAGAGTGCGGACCTAATGCAGTTTTTGCTTTTAAGCGCGAGGGATACACAAAAACAGCTTTTTCATGGAAAGATACAATAGATGCTCTACGATTCAGGGGCTTTCGCAAGCTAACTACAAAACACTTTTCATACGGAGTTAAAGAGCAATGGCGTTCATTGTCCAAAAGAGCATTTTTGAAAAGCCTACAAGGTCTAATTCCTTCGCTGACTATGGAAGAAATTCACCCTGGCCGTGCAGGAGTACGTGCTTTAGCCCTTCATCCCGACGGTAGTATCGCAGATGACTTTATTTTTGAGCAAACTGAAAACTCAATTCATGTTCTCAACGCCCCTAGCCCTGCAGCTACGGCATCCTTAGCTATAGGTGATACTATCAGCCAAATGGCAATAGAAAAATTCGGACTTAATGGATAGTTCTCTTTATTCATCACCACTGAATAGGTTCTAAACCATTAGCTTGGAGAAAGGCATTCGTTTTAGAAAAGTGCCTGCATCCAAAAAAACCTTTATCCGCTGAATAAGGGGAAGGGTGGGCAGCTTTGAGTACTAAGTGATGAGGATTAGTAATCAACTTTTCTTTGCTTTGGGCAGGTTTTCCCCACAATAAAAATACGATAGGTTCTTTGCGTTCATTAAGGGCTTTTATGGTTGCGTCTGTAAATTCTTCCCAACCTTTATCCTTATGTGAAAAAGGCTTATCTTTTTCCACAGTAAGGCAAGTATTGAGTAAAAAGACACCTTGCACTGCCCAGCGAGTTAGGTTTCCGCTTTTAGGTGGAATTATTCCTAAATCATCTTGTAGCTCTTTGTAGATATTTTTTAGCGAAGGAGGAAGCGGCACACCATCATTGACCGAGAAAGCTAATCCATGTGCTTGCCCTTCGCCGTGATAGGGATCTTGTCCTAATATGACAACTTTTACTTTGGGGTAAGGAGTATAGGCGTACGCATTAAAAATTTCACTTCCTTTGGGATAGATGATTTTTTGCTTGGCTTTTTCTTGTTTGAGAAATAAAACCAAAGCTTCAAAGTAAGGTTTATTAAATTCAGCAGAGAGAACTTGCTTCCAAGATTCTTCTATTTTTACCTCTGCCATATTTACAACTGATTAAGTATGTCATCTAAATCTGTCAGAGATGAGTTTATAGGTTGGGCTTGCTTATTTTGGGTTGGTTCCTCTTGTATTTTTAAGGTAGGCATCTCATTTTCAGAGAGTTCAAAGGTGTCTAATCTAACTTTTTCATTTCTTTCAAAGGCTTTCAGTCTTTCTGTTTGAATAGCTAAAAAGGCACGCAACTGCTCAATAATATCATCTCTTCGGCTAAGTATTTCGTTATACTCTCGTTCTACTTCTTTAATTTTTTTGCGCAAGTCTGCTTGAATTTTTTTCTCTTCTTCGTTTGCTCGGGCAATAATTCGCTCTGCGGTTATTTTGGCTTCCTGAATGTGTAGTATAGCTTGTTTTTCAGCATTTTCTAGAGTTTGTTGAGCGGTAGTTTTAGCTTGCATAAGCGTATCACGAAGGGCTTGTTCTACTTCTTTGAGCGTAGAAAGCTCTTGGGTCAGCTTAGCAATATTCACTTTAAGTTGGCGATTTTCCTCTTGCAGCTTTTCCCATTCAAGAGAGAGATTGTATAAGAAAGCCCTGACTTCATCTTTATCATATCCACCGAAAGAAGCTTTGTTAAAGGTCTGCTGACGTATATCTAATGGGCTAATCATCTCGGCTAAATTACGAATAATTAAGAAAAATGAAAAAAGCAACGGAACACGTTTTCCATTGCTTTCAAAAACTTAGCGAGAGTATTTTACCAAAGCAATATTTTTGTCTACTTCTTTAGCTTCCTGACTATCAGGATATTCATTTTTTATTTTTTGGTAGCAAGCCAAAGCTTCATCATATTTTTTCATTTGCTCGTAAACTCTACCTGCGTGCATCAAAAAAGCAGGAGATAAGTTAGAAAGTGGGTAGACTTCTGCGGCTTTTTTGTAGTATTCTGCGGCTTTTTCTTTGTTGAGCTTATCTTCATAGATGGCAGCCATTGTACCATAGGTAGTAATAGCTAATATATTTTTGCCAGGTTTGTACTTTTCTAAATACTTCAAAGCTAAATCTTTATTTCCTTTGCGGTAGTAAATCATACCTAGTTCGTAGTTTGCTAAGTTACCTACTTTGGTATTGGCGTACTCTTTGGCAATGTATTCTAATCCTTTGTTTTGCCCATCACCTTTGATAGCTTTGTCTAGTGCCGTAGAGTCTTTGGGAGCAGATTCAGCAATGTTTTGGGAAAAATACATAGTAGCTTTTGCGGCTTTTTCATTAGCCTCACTTTCATCTCCCCCAAAAAAGTAGAGATATGTCAATATCAAACCTGTAACTAATACAATTATCCCCAAGCCATATAAAATTTTCTTTTTGTTTTGTATTAAAAACTGTTCTGCTTTGGGCGCTTGGGAGACAATTTCCTCTATTTGCTTATCCTCTAAGCTAATTTTTTGTTTCTTTTCTGCAACACTTTTCTCTTCTGACGTAGTTAATTTTTCTTCTGACATGGGCATCAAAGTTGAGACCTGCAAAACAAATAAATTTTGGACAAAAAAACAAGTTAATGTAACTTTGTATAGTAAATATGAGTTTTTTAGACTATGCGATGTTTACTTTTGCTGATACTTTTAGCCTATAGTACCTTACATGCACAAAAAGTATGGTTTGAAGACGATTTTAATGATTACAGCAAAGGCTGGACATACGGAAACACTACTGAAACGCAAAAAGAGATTAAAAACGGGGTGTATAGAATTACAGTAAAAGAATCAGATGCAAATGCTTGGGCTTTTTGGAATTACAGTATATTTCTAGACCCCGAAAAAGATTTTTCTATTGAAGCTACTATGAAGCAGGTTAGTGGCTTAGAAAATTCTAGCTACGGTATAACTTGGGGTAAAGACGTTGACAATGCTTATTGTTTTTGCATC is a window from the Bacteroidia bacterium genome containing:
- the ung gene encoding uracil-DNA glycosylase; amino-acid sequence: MAEVKIEESWKQVLSAEFNKPYFEALVLFLKQEKAKQKIIYPKGSEIFNAYAYTPYPKVKVVILGQDPYHGEGQAHGLAFSVNDGVPLPPSLKNIYKELQDDLGIIPPKSGNLTRWAVQGVFLLNTCLTVEKDKPFSHKDKGWEEFTDATIKALNERKEPIVFLLWGKPAQSKEKLITNPHHLVLKAAHPSPYSADKGFFGCRHFSKTNAFLQANGLEPIQW
- a CDS encoding DivIVA domain-containing protein, producing the protein MISPLDIRQQTFNKASFGGYDKDEVRAFLYNLSLEWEKLQEENRQLKVNIAKLTQELSTLKEVEQALRDTLMQAKTTAQQTLENAEKQAILHIQEAKITAERIIARANEEEKKIQADLRKKIKEVEREYNEILSRRDDIIEQLRAFLAIQTERLKAFERNEKVRLDTFELSENEMPTLKIQEEPTQNKQAQPINSSLTDLDDILNQL
- a CDS encoding tetratricopeptide repeat protein, producing MPMSEEKLTTSEEKSVAEKKQKISLEDKQIEEIVSQAPKAEQFLIQNKKKILYGLGIIVLVTGLILTYLYFFGGDESEANEKAAKATMYFSQNIAESAPKDSTALDKAIKGDGQNKGLEYIAKEYANTKVGNLANYELGMIYYRKGNKDLALKYLEKYKPGKNILAITTYGTMAAIYEDKLNKEKAAEYYKKAAEVYPLSNLSPAFLMHAGRVYEQMKKYDEALACYQKIKNEYPDSQEAKEVDKNIALVKYSR
- the lhgO gene encoding L-2-hydroxyglutarate oxidase, which gives rise to MNYDIVIVGGGIVGLATAYFLRQKLSDRYTIAVLEKEKELGFHQTGHNSGVIHSGIYYKPGSYRAKLCVQGRRALVKFAKEHHIPHEVCGKIIVAKDETEVPYLETIYQRGIENQIEGVSLISSEQIKEFEPYCVGVKAIHVSCTGIIDYKVVAHKYAEIFVSKGGIILTNQEVKGFERKAENTLIFAENNTYAAKYVIACGGLQSDRLALLYGLKPLTRIVGFRGEYYELLNKEKVKNLIYPVPNPKFPWLGVHFTRMINGEVECGPNAVFAFKREGYTKTAFSWKDTIDALRFRGFRKLTTKHFSYGVKEQWRSLSKRAFLKSLQGLIPSLTMEEIHPGRAGVRALALHPDGSIADDFIFEQTENSIHVLNAPSPAATASLAIGDTISQMAIEKFGLNG